A single region of the Euzebyales bacterium genome encodes:
- a CDS encoding bifunctional adenosylcobinamide kinase/adenosylcobinamide-phosphate guanylyltransferase, with translation MLLGGARSGKSALAVRWGDAHGGPVTFVATGQAADDEMAARIRQHRAVRPASWTTVEAPTGLVAAVADAPDEALVIVDCLTLWVANVFGELDDEEVLARAGALGAAAAGRPAPTVIVSNEVGTGIVPADPATRRYRDLLGGVNATVVSHAVAAWLLVAGRALPLQPLPTGPTGG, from the coding sequence GTGCTGCTCGGCGGCGCGCGCAGCGGCAAGTCCGCGCTCGCGGTCCGCTGGGGCGACGCGCACGGCGGTCCGGTGACCTTCGTCGCGACCGGCCAGGCGGCCGACGACGAGATGGCTGCGCGGATCAGGCAGCACCGCGCGGTGCGACCGGCGTCCTGGACGACGGTCGAGGCGCCGACTGGCCTCGTCGCGGCGGTGGCGGACGCCCCGGACGAGGCGCTTGTGATCGTCGACTGCCTGACCCTGTGGGTCGCCAACGTCTTCGGCGAGCTCGACGACGAGGAGGTGCTGGCCCGGGCTGGCGCCCTGGGTGCGGCCGCGGCCGGCCGGCCTGCGCCGACCGTCATCGTCAGCAACGAGGTCGGCACGGGCATCGTGCCCGCAGACCCGGCGACACGCCGCTACCGCGATCTGCTCGGTGGCGTCAACGCCACCGTCGTCAGCCACGCCGTGGCGGCATGGCTGCTCGTCGCGGGCAGGGCGCTGCCGCTTCAGCCACTGCCGACGGGACCGACGGGTGGGTGA